In one window of Deltaproteobacteria bacterium DNA:
- a CDS encoding type I restriction endonuclease subunit R, translating into MAFTDINSEDRLVQKTFADHLQTVLGWESVYAWNDETFGPDGTLGRADTKEAVLTHDLRAALFRLNPQLPPTAITEAVQAMTRHDFSRSLLQHNQEFYKFIRDGVPVSYKDAQGRLREIRARVIDFKNGLGADGKPNNRFLAVRELKLTGLRTPGYNRRADLVCFVNGLPLVFIELKAVYKNIRAGFDGNLRDYMDEHVIAHAFHHNALLIVSNGHRARYGSITSGWEHFAEWKRLDEDDRKGSVDAERLLNGMLAHDRLLDLVENFILFDDSKPGATRKVLARNHQVLGVNNAVESVQWQEELKRQFPPEKRLTYRVVELPVLLAAESVPGDQSHSSDVAVQSPEEQESMRMLNVVESAHPDLGKLGVFWHTQGSGKSYSMAFFTEKVRREISAKFTFLLMTDRNDLDSQIYRTYVGAGVANEKTPRAATGEDLKRLLKQNHRYIFSLIHKFNQDVNPREPYSTRDDIIVISDEAHRTQAGKLARNMRLALPNAAFIGFTGTPLFKHDNLTKRIFGSYVSRYDFKRSEEDGATVKLVYENRGEKLGIARLDLNDRIADAIEKAELDSDKEALLEKLLGQDYEVITADDRLDKLATDFVEHCATRWESGKSMLVCIDKITCGRMYQRIIPRWQAKLAKVQALIPQKAVELAAQMEQDQRDAAVKELAWLQGQGKWMAETLIEIIISEGQNEVADFKKWGVDIIPHRLLMKQGFETADGKRVDVETAFKNPEHPFRIAIVCAMWLTGFDVECLSTLYVDKPMKAHTLMQAIARANRVYPGKDFGLIVDYNGMLKSLREALAQYALGEDGDGEEEIVAPIEERISALLSAIEETEKHLRELGFEPNRLTGAKGFTKIAALADGAEAVVNARDEGRRRFEILARQVFIRFKALVMEPPAFTYAVRHDNIEAIYKKLEERRDTADVTDLLKELHRIVNEAIRAAAPGDDQKEAKLFDMSTIDLEKLRDEFAKKVTRKASALEDIRQLVEKKLEQMLARNPLRMDFYKKYSEIIADYNRDKDRVTIEETLALLVNFMSGLDAEDRRAAEEGLSEDEYALFCLLQKENLTKADREKVKLASRSLLEAVTKLIAQRERWTEKEQTQAEVEVLISDHVFFELPSPPFTDDEKQSMAKQVYQHVWQQSASGNFGLAA; encoded by the coding sequence ATGGCTTTCACCGACATCAACAGCGAAGACCGGCTCGTCCAAAAGACCTTCGCTGATCATCTGCAAACGGTGCTCGGCTGGGAGAGTGTATATGCTTGGAACGATGAGACGTTCGGGCCGGACGGCACGCTGGGGCGGGCCGATACCAAGGAAGCGGTGCTCACGCACGACCTGCGCGCGGCGCTCTTCCGGCTGAATCCGCAGTTGCCGCCCACCGCCATCACCGAGGCGGTGCAGGCGATGACGCGGCATGATTTCTCTCGCTCGCTGCTTCAGCACAATCAGGAATTTTACAAGTTCATCCGCGACGGCGTGCCGGTGAGCTACAAGGACGCGCAAGGCCGGCTGCGCGAGATCCGGGCGCGGGTGATTGATTTCAAAAACGGGCTGGGCGCGGACGGCAAACCTAACAATCGATTTCTCGCTGTGCGTGAGTTGAAGCTCACCGGCCTGCGCACGCCGGGCTATAACCGCCGCGCGGACCTCGTCTGCTTCGTCAACGGGCTGCCGCTGGTGTTCATCGAGTTGAAAGCGGTCTACAAAAATATCCGCGCCGGCTTCGACGGCAACCTACGCGACTACATGGACGAACACGTCATCGCCCATGCGTTTCATCACAACGCCTTGCTCATCGTCAGCAACGGCCATCGCGCCCGCTACGGCTCGATCACCAGCGGATGGGAACATTTCGCCGAGTGGAAAAGGCTGGACGAGGACGACCGCAAAGGCAGCGTGGACGCGGAGCGGCTGCTCAACGGGATGCTTGCGCACGATCGGTTGCTCGACCTGGTAGAGAATTTCATCCTGTTCGATGACAGCAAACCTGGCGCGACGCGAAAAGTTCTCGCCCGCAATCATCAGGTGCTCGGCGTCAACAATGCGGTGGAGTCGGTGCAGTGGCAGGAGGAATTGAAGCGGCAGTTCCCGCCTGAGAAGCGCCTCACCTATCGCGTCGTCGAGCTGCCAGTTTTGCTCGCGGCAGAATCGGTTCCCGGCGATCAGAGTCATTCTTCGGATGTGGCAGTCCAATCTCCCGAGGAGCAGGAGTCTATGCGCATGCTCAATGTGGTCGAGTCTGCGCATCCCGACCTCGGCAAGCTGGGTGTGTTCTGGCATACGCAGGGCAGTGGCAAGTCGTATTCGATGGCGTTCTTCACGGAGAAGGTGCGGCGGGAAATCTCCGCAAAGTTCACTTTCCTGTTGATGACTGACCGCAACGACCTGGACAGCCAGATTTATCGCACGTACGTCGGCGCGGGAGTCGCCAACGAAAAGACGCCACGCGCCGCAACTGGTGAGGATCTGAAACGGCTGCTCAAACAAAACCATCGCTACATTTTTAGCCTAATTCACAAGTTCAATCAGGACGTGAACCCGCGAGAACCTTACAGCACGCGAGACGACATCATCGTGATTTCGGACGAAGCGCACCGCACCCAGGCCGGCAAGCTCGCCCGCAACATGCGGCTGGCGCTGCCCAACGCGGCGTTCATCGGCTTCACCGGCACGCCGTTGTTCAAGCACGATAATCTAACCAAGCGCATCTTCGGCAGTTACGTTTCTCGTTACGACTTCAAACGCTCCGAAGAAGATGGCGCGACAGTGAAACTCGTTTACGAAAATCGCGGCGAGAAGTTGGGAATAGCTCGGCTCGACCTTAACGACCGCATCGCCGACGCCATCGAGAAGGCCGAACTTGACTCGGACAAGGAAGCGTTGCTGGAGAAATTGCTTGGGCAGGATTACGAAGTTATCACCGCCGACGACCGGCTGGACAAGCTCGCCACCGATTTCGTCGAGCACTGTGCGACGCGCTGGGAATCCGGCAAGTCCATGCTGGTGTGCATTGATAAGATCACCTGCGGGCGGATGTATCAGCGCATCATCCCGCGCTGGCAGGCGAAGCTAGCAAAGGTGCAGGCGTTGATTCCGCAGAAGGCAGTAGAGTTGGCGGCGCAAATGGAACAAGACCAGCGCGACGCGGCGGTGAAGGAGTTGGCATGGCTCCAAGGTCAGGGGAAGTGGATGGCAGAAACGCTGATCGAAATCATCATCAGCGAAGGACAGAACGAAGTCGCTGATTTCAAGAAATGGGGCGTGGACATTATTCCGCACCGCCTATTGATGAAACAGGGATTTGAAACAGCCGACGGCAAACGGGTAGACGTGGAGACAGCGTTCAAGAATCCAGAACACCCATTTCGTATCGCCATCGTCTGCGCCATGTGGCTCACCGGCTTCGACGTGGAGTGCCTCTCGACGCTCTATGTGGACAAGCCGATGAAGGCGCACACGCTCATGCAGGCCATCGCACGGGCGAATCGCGTCTACCCCGGCAAAGATTTCGGACTCATCGTGGACTACAACGGAATGCTCAAGAGTTTGCGCGAAGCTCTGGCGCAATACGCTCTCGGCGAGGACGGCGACGGCGAGGAAGAAATCGTCGCGCCCATCGAGGAGCGTATAAGTGCGTTGCTATCGGCTATCGAAGAGACGGAGAAACATTTGCGCGAGCTGGGATTCGAGCCGAACCGGTTGACGGGCGCGAAAGGCTTCACGAAAATCGCCGCCCTCGCGGACGGCGCAGAGGCGGTTGTCAATGCCCGCGACGAAGGACGGCGGCGGTTCGAAATTCTGGCGCGGCAAGTCTTCATCCGCTTCAAGGCTTTGGTGATGGAGCCGCCGGCGTTTACCTACGCGGTGCGCCACGACAACATCGAGGCGATTTACAAGAAGCTGGAGGAGCGCCGCGACACGGCGGACGTGACGGACTTGCTCAAGGAGTTGCACCGGATCGTCAATGAAGCCATTCGTGCCGCCGCACCGGGCGACGATCAGAAAGAGGCGAAGCTGTTCGATATGAGCACGATCGACCTTGAGAAGCTGCGCGATGAGTTCGCCAAGAAGGTGACACGGAAGGCGTCGGCACTGGAGGACATCCGGCAATTAGTCGAAAAGAAGCTGGAACAGATGCTCGCGCGCAATCCGCTGCGGATGGATTTCTACAAGAAGTATTCCGAGATCATCGCCGACTACAACCGCGACAAGGACCGCGTGACCATCGAAGAAACGTTGGCGCTGCTGGTGAACTTCATGAGCGGTCTGGACGCCGAAGACCGGCGCGCCGCTGAGGAAGGTTTGAGCGAAGACGAATACGCGCTGTTCTGCCTGTTGCAGAAAGAGAACCTCACCAAAGCCGACCGAGAGAAGGTGAAGCTGGCGAGCCGGAGTCTGCTGGAAGCAGTGACCAAACTCATCGCTCAGCGTGAGCGCTGGACGGAAAAAGAGCAAACACAGGCGGAAGTGGAAGTGCTCATCTCTGACCACGTTTTTTTCGAACTGCCAAGCCCGCCTTTCACCGACGACGAGAAGCAGAGCATGGCCAAGCAAGTATACCAGCACGTCTGGCAACAGAGTGCGAGCGGGAACTTTGGATTGGCGGCGTAG
- a CDS encoding restriction endonuclease subunit S translates to MKWPQVTIEGIRATTRHSLVGGPFGSDLTTRDYVDEGVPVIRGANLPDDCSFKDDDFVFVRDEKADALIANNAHPGDVIFTQRGTLGQVGLIPTEPRFPRYLVSQSQMKLTVDPAKADARFVFYFFRHPRTVQSIKNRAITSGVPHINLGILREFELPLPPLNTQREIVATLSSYDEMLENNRRRMGLLEEAARLLYREWFVRLRFPGHEHIRLTNGIPEGWEQETLGDICSDIRETVLPEELEPDTPYIGLEHMPRRSISLTEWGQAEAVTSTKHRFKTGDILFGKIRPYFHKVGIAFTDGVASSDAIVIRPSTDELRSFVLTTVSSDKFVAEASQTMREGSKMPRADWKLMTKFPVALPPKGLLTTFTETATAITDQLRNLCFQNQKLRAARDLLLPRLMSGEIAV, encoded by the coding sequence ATGAAGTGGCCACAAGTGACCATTGAGGGAATCCGCGCCACGACTCGACATTCGCTTGTTGGTGGACCATTCGGCTCTGATTTGACGACACGCGACTACGTGGATGAAGGCGTGCCTGTCATCCGAGGTGCAAACCTTCCCGACGACTGCTCATTCAAGGACGACGATTTTGTGTTCGTGCGAGATGAAAAAGCTGATGCCCTCATAGCCAACAACGCTCATCCCGGAGATGTCATTTTTACCCAGCGCGGAACTTTGGGACAGGTGGGACTCATTCCGACCGAACCAAGATTTCCAAGATACTTGGTATCTCAGAGTCAAATGAAACTTACCGTTGACCCGGCTAAAGCTGATGCACGGTTCGTTTTCTATTTTTTCCGCCACCCGCGAACTGTGCAGTCCATCAAGAACCGGGCGATTACTTCAGGCGTTCCGCACATCAATCTCGGAATTCTTCGTGAGTTCGAGTTGCCGCTGCCGCCGCTCAACACACAGCGCGAAATTGTCGCGACCCTTTCCAGCTACGACGAGATGCTGGAGAACAACCGGCGGCGGATGGGGTTGTTGGAGGAGGCGGCACGGCTGCTTTACCGGGAGTGGTTCGTCCGCCTCCGCTTCCCGGGCCACGAACACATCCGCCTTACCAACGGCATCCCGGAAGGCTGGGAACAAGAAACTCTCGGTGACATATGCTCGGACATTCGCGAAACCGTATTGCCGGAAGAACTCGAACCGGACACGCCTTACATCGGTCTTGAACACATGCCGCGCCGTTCGATCTCCTTGACGGAATGGGGACAAGCCGAAGCCGTCACCAGCACCAAGCACCGTTTCAAGACCGGCGACATTCTGTTCGGCAAGATTCGGCCATACTTCCATAAAGTCGGCATCGCGTTCACCGATGGCGTTGCGTCGTCCGACGCGATTGTGATTCGCCCGTCCACGGATGAGCTACGGAGCTTTGTACTGACGACGGTTTCCAGCGACAAGTTTGTCGCGGAGGCTTCTCAGACCATGCGCGAAGGTTCAAAGATGCCGCGTGCTGACTGGAAGCTGATGACGAAGTTTCCCGTGGCTCTGCCGCCGAAGGGATTGCTGACAACCTTCACTGAAACGGCCACGGCGATTACCGACCAACTGCGTAACCTCTGTTTCCAGAACCAAAAACTCCGCGCCGCGCGCGACCTGCTGCTGCCGCGGCTCATGAGTGGGGAGATTGCGGTGTGA
- a CDS encoding DUF1016 domain-containing protein has protein sequence MSKLLPTDYAALLAEVKARVLAAQYDALRAVNKELVGLYWDIGRLISQRQAGGSWGKSVVEKLAADLQAEFPGIKGFSVQNVWYMRQFYLAYHASERLQPLVGEISWAKNIVIMARCKDLLEREFYLRMTAKFGWTKAVLIHQIENQSYEKTLLGQTNFDRALTPALRAQAKLAVKDEYTFDFLELGDQHSERELERALIARIEDFLRAMGGRFAFVGSQFRLEVDAQEYFIDLLLFHRHLKCLVALDLKIGAFEPEFVGKMQFYLAALDAQVRLKGEHASIGIILCKEKRRTIVEYALHDARKPIGVATYRTVKRLPGNLKGQLPSPEQIIKLLEAAP, from the coding sequence ATGAGCAAGCTATTGCCCACCGATTACGCCGCGCTGTTGGCCGAGGTGAAAGCACGTGTCCTCGCCGCCCAGTATGACGCGCTGCGGGCGGTCAACAAGGAACTGGTGGGGCTGTATTGGGATATTGGCCGCTTGATTTCCCAGCGCCAGGCCGGCGGTTCGTGGGGAAAATCCGTCGTTGAAAAACTCGCCGCCGACCTGCAAGCGGAGTTTCCCGGCATCAAGGGTTTCTCCGTTCAGAACGTGTGGTATATGCGCCAGTTCTACCTGGCCTACCACGCCTCCGAAAGACTCCAACCATTGGTTGGAGAAATCAGTTGGGCCAAGAACATCGTCATCATGGCCCGCTGCAAAGACCTGCTCGAACGCGAATTCTACCTGCGGATGACCGCCAAGTTCGGCTGGACCAAGGCCGTGCTCATCCACCAGATCGAAAACCAGAGCTATGAGAAAACCCTCCTCGGCCAGACGAATTTCGACCGCGCCCTCACCCCGGCGCTGCGCGCCCAGGCCAAACTCGCCGTGAAGGACGAATACACCTTTGACTTCCTCGAACTCGGTGACCAGCACAGCGAGCGCGAACTGGAGCGCGCCCTCATTGCCCGCATCGAAGATTTCCTGCGCGCGATGGGCGGGCGGTTCGCTTTCGTTGGCAGCCAGTTCCGGCTGGAGGTGGACGCTCAGGAATACTTCATTGACCTCCTCCTGTTCCATCGCCACCTGAAATGCCTCGTGGCCCTGGACTTGAAGATTGGCGCGTTCGAGCCGGAGTTTGTCGGCAAGATGCAGTTTTACCTCGCCGCGCTGGATGCCCAGGTCCGACTCAAGGGCGAGCACGCTTCCATCGGCATCATTCTCTGCAAGGAAAAGCGCCGCACCATTGTCGAGTATGCCCTGCACGACGCCCGCAAACCCATCGGCGTGGCCACCTATCGCACCGTCAAACGGCTGCCCGGGAATCTGAAAGGACAACTGCCCTCGCCCGAGCAAATCATCAAACTGCTGGAAGCCGCGCCGTGA
- a CDS encoding SAM-dependent DNA methyltransferase produces the protein MLVELRLVVSRLSLSGLSSFHPDIITLPLTPDIITLLQQARYDTLIALPKGANLGDALVKAMDAIERDFEPLLNQLPKEYTKFENSLLEDLLRVFDSETLRTASGDVFGRINEYFLMKFAMQGAQDNGEFFTPPSLVQTIVNVIEPDHGTVFDPACGSGGMFVQSSYFIEQRGQSATHRATFFGQEAKTSNLRLAKMNLAVHALEGDIVEANTFYEDPHELFGKCDFVMANPPFNVDKVDAEKVKDDRRLPFGLPGVNKEKKVSNGNYLWISYFWSYLNKTGRAGFVMSSQASSAGHGEAEVRRKIVETGAVDVMISIRSNFFYTRTVPCELWHFDKGKPAEGRDKVLMIDARNIYRKVTRKIYDFSPEQLANLTSIVWLYRGQSERFIALVQQHLERTLTEASAIADKATAFRQSYEALVNATVPFLKTLPKDSPLREFVKERDDAAKSCFAALDKWTARIAKDWKKSCDSKLSAQKKLLADLDELATACRDLVKDVDLVFKLAARVVDATEKDANAKEHEAWDGRAIGRLEKELDARRRETVEQLKAAAYFERQAHWLLSRFPDAKLVDVPGLVKLVDRKEIESADWSLTPGRYVGVAPPEVDEDFDFEQTLGDIHVELADLNKEAATLAKTIQENFDGLGI, from the coding sequence TGGGTGACGCACTCGTCAAGGCGATGGACGCCATCGAGCGCGACTTCGAGCCGCTGCTCAATCAACTCCCCAAGGAATACACCAAGTTCGAGAACTCCCTGCTCGAAGACCTGCTCCGCGTTTTCGACAGCGAGACGCTGCGCACCGCCAGCGGCGATGTGTTCGGGCGCATCAACGAATACTTCCTGATGAAGTTCGCCATGCAGGGTGCCCAGGACAACGGCGAGTTCTTCACCCCGCCTTCGCTGGTTCAGACCATCGTCAACGTCATCGAGCCAGACCACGGTACGGTGTTCGATCCCGCCTGCGGCTCGGGCGGTATGTTCGTTCAGTCCAGCTACTTTATCGAGCAACGCGGCCAAAGCGCGACGCACCGGGCGACCTTCTTCGGCCAGGAAGCCAAGACCAGCAACCTGCGCCTCGCGAAAATGAATCTCGCCGTCCATGCGTTGGAGGGCGACATCGTCGAGGCCAACACGTTTTACGAAGACCCGCACGAACTGTTCGGCAAGTGCGACTTCGTCATGGCCAATCCGCCGTTCAACGTGGACAAGGTGGACGCCGAGAAGGTGAAAGACGACCGCCGGTTGCCGTTCGGTCTGCCGGGTGTGAACAAGGAGAAGAAAGTCTCCAACGGCAATTACCTGTGGATTTCCTACTTCTGGAGCTATCTGAATAAGACTGGCCGCGCCGGATTTGTCATGTCGTCGCAGGCCAGCAGCGCCGGGCATGGTGAGGCCGAAGTCCGCCGCAAAATTGTCGAGACGGGTGCGGTGGACGTGATGATTTCCATCCGCTCCAACTTCTTCTATACCCGCACCGTGCCGTGCGAGTTGTGGCACTTCGACAAGGGCAAGCCCGCAGAGGGTCGCGATAAGGTGTTGATGATTGACGCGCGGAACATTTATCGGAAGGTCACACGCAAGATTTACGATTTCTCGCCGGAACAGTTGGCCAACCTCACCTCCATAGTCTGGCTGTATCGCGGGCAATCCGAGCGTTTCATCGCGCTCGTCCAACAACATTTGGAACGCACGTTGACAGAAGCCTCCGCCATCGCGGACAAAGCCACCGCGTTCCGCCAGAGTTACGAGGCACTGGTGAATGCCACTGTGCCGTTCCTAAAAACGCTGCCCAAAGACTCGCCGTTGCGCGAATTCGTGAAAGAGCGCGACGACGCGGCGAAGTCCTGTTTCGCGGCGCTGGACAAATGGACGGCGCGTATCGCCAAGGATTGGAAGAAGTCGTGCGACTCGAAACTGTCCGCGCAGAAGAAACTGCTCGCCGATTTGGACGAACTCGCCACCGCATGCCGCGACTTAGTCAAAGACGTTGACCTGGTTTTCAAACTCGCGGCGCGGGTCGTGGACGCAACGGAGAAGGACGCCAACGCGAAGGAGCACGAAGCCTGGGACGGTCGCGCCATTGGCAGGCTGGAGAAGGAACTGGACGCGCGGCGCAGGGAGACGGTGGAACAACTCAAGGCCGCCGCCTACTTCGAGCGGCAGGCGCACTGGCTGCTCTCGCGCTTTCCTGACGCGAAACTAGTGGATGTGCCCGGACTGGTGAAGCTGGTGGACCGAAAGGAAATTGAATCCGCCGACTGGAGTCTCACGCCGGGTCGCTACGTGGGCGTTGCCCCGCCGGAGGTGGATGAGGATTTCGATTTCGAGCAAACCCTGGGCGACATCCATGTTGAACTGGCTGACTTGAACAAGGAAGCCGCCACTTTGGCGAAAACGATTCAAGAAAACTTCGATGGGCTTGGAATATGA